ATAATTTCCTTCTCATCAAAGTTGTTCTCGTAAATTTCATACGCGATTCTCTTGATCTTTTGATTGATCTGATCAAGGGTTAGGATAAGGGTCTTTTCTTGGGCCATCTGTGCTTTTTCCAAATTTACAATTTTTACATTTGTTTCAGTAATCCAACAAGATGGGAAGTAAGAAATTAACCCGTAAAGAGAAAATAGAGCAACAGGTAATTGATGAAAGTCAAGGTCCTCAAGCCGAACGTCCAAAGAAAAAGAAGCCTAGAAAGAATGGTTCTTGGTTTACCTTAAAGAGGAAATTAGGATTACTTGTTTCGTTGGTTGCTATTCTTATCTACTCTAATTCAATAGATCACGGTTATGTATTAGACGACGCCTCTGTTATGAAAGATAACTGGGTCGTAAAACGAGGCATCGAAGGGATCCCAATTATCCTTAAAACGGGGTATCGTTATGGATATTGGAATTCTGTAGATTCTGTTTTTCGACCCGTTTCGTTGGTAATGTTTGCAACAGAATGGGAGTTGTTTCCGGATACACCTTTTTTCTATCACCTGATAAATGTATTGGTATATGCACTTACATGTTTCTTAATGTTTGTTGTATTAAGTATGATGTACGGTAGGATTAATATCATTATTCCGTTTGCTATTAGTTTGCTGTACGCGGCACACCCAATTCATACAGAAGTAGTGGCAAATATTAAAAGTAGGGATGTGATGATGACTATGCTGTTCGCGTTATCAGCCTTATATTATATGTTTAAGTATGTCAAGTCGAACAATATTAAACATGCAATTTTGATGGGAGGTAGCTATATGTTATCCATTTTTTCGAACGAGAGCTCGATAACATTTTTAGCGATCGTACCCTTGATATTATATTTCTATACTTCGGTTACAACCAAGAAAAATATGGAGATGTCTGGAATATTTGCGATGGCAGCGGGGTTATGCATTCTTACACGGATTGCAATTTTAGGAGGCGTTGATGGGAATTCGACTTATGTAGCATTAGATAACTTTTTTGTAGACGCACCCAATTATATGGTAAGGTTGGCAACAGCCATGAAGGGACTTGGGAAGTACTTTGCTCTTTTAACCTTTCCCCATCCCTTAACCAGTGATTATTCTTTTAACCAAATCCCATTGGTAGGGTGGACGAACATTTATGCATTGTTCTCGACAATCTTTTTTCTGGGGGCAGGAATATTTTCTTTGGTAAAGTTGAAAACGAAGAATCATTTAGTCTTTGGATTTTTATATTTCGTGATAACGGTTTCTCTTTTCTCTAATATAGTAATGCTCATAGGGGTTGGTTTTGGAGAACGTCTGATGTATTTCCCTTCCCTGGGATTTGTCATCATTTTGGGGCACCTTTTGGCAATGGCTACGAAAGTTGATTACCTAGATGAGTCGTATGAGAATATTAAAGAAGTATTTAGTAAAAATGGTAAGTACATAGGTGTTGTCGCTATTGTCATTTCGCTGTATTCATTTAAAACAATTGATCGTAATACAGCTTGGACCAATAATCAGACTTTATATAGTACCGATATTCAAACGTCTGCAGGAAGTGCTAGAATGCATTATTATCACGGACTGGAGATAACAAAAGTTGTTGCCCTTGCAGAGCCAGACAAAGAAAAGAGGAAGGCGTTTTTCTTAGAAGGTATTTCTTTTTTGGAGAAAGCGGTTGCTATCTATCCCAATTATGCGGATGCTTACTCCCAGATAGGATTAACCTATTATAGGATGGATGACTACGATAAGGCAAAGGAGAAATATCTTAAGGCTCTAGAGTTTAATTCCAAGAAACCACTTACATATAGTAATCTTGGAGCGATCTATTTTAATCGACAACAATATAAAGAGGCGCAAGAAATGTTTGAAAAGGCTATCTATTTCGATCCTCGTTTTGCAGATGGGTATTTGAATCTGGGAAGTGTTTATGGAACTATTGGCGAGAATGTAAAGAGTGTTGCTGCCTTTAATAAAGGGATTGAATACGCACCCAACAATGCAAGTCTTTGGCATTTTGCCGCTATCACTTACCAGAATATGGGCGACATGGAAAATGCACAGAAGTACATGGCCAGAGCTAAACAGCTTAATCCTGCTTTAGGAAACTAGAGTTAACAATGCCACATTTTCTACATGTACAGTATGTGGAAATAAATCCACTGCCTGTACTGACGATACTTTGTAATTGACTGAAAGTAATTCTAGATCTCTCGCTTGCGTAGCAGAATTGCAGCTCACATAAATAACTTGTTTAGCCTTTAATCTATTCAATTCCTCAACTACATCCTTGTGTAGGCCAGCGCGAGGAGGGTCGATTATTACTAAGTCTGGGTGGCCGTTTTTCTTAATGAACTTTTCATCAAGAACATCTTTCATGTCTCCAGCAAAGAACTCTGTGTTCTCGATTCCGTTATTGGCGGAGTTCTCTTTTGCATCTTCAATTGCCTCAGGCAATTGTTCCACACCAATAACCTTTTTAGCTTTCTTAGCTATGAAGTTTCCAATAGTTCCTGTACCACAATAAAGGTCGTACACAATTTGACTGCCATTCAAGTTTGCCATTTCTTCAATTACTTGGTAGAGCTTGTGCGCCTGTATAGAGTTCGTTTGGAAGAATGACTTAGGTCCAATTTTGAAACTGATATCACCAAGTTTTTCAGTGATAAACGTTTTGCCAGTGTAGTGATGTACTTCCAAGTCCGAAATAGTATCGTTTCTTTTTGTGTTTATCACATACATCAAAGAGGTGATTTCTGGGAACGTTTCATTAAGATGATCCATTAAACCAAATCTAACTTCGCGATCTTCTTTCGCGAAAATCATGATAACCATTACTTCGTTTGTAGTGGTTGTTCGGATAATCATGTTTCTCAATAACCCGGTTTGTTCTCTTAAGTCGAAGAATTCAAGTTCATTCTTTAAAGCATATCCTAAAACCGAATTTCTAATTGCGTTTGAAGGATCTGTTTGTAACCAACATTTATCGACGTTTAATATTTTGTCGAATCGTCCAGGAACGTGGAAACCCAATACGTTTTGATTGTAAATAATATCTTCACTTTTAATCTCAGTAGTACTCAACCATCTCTTGTTCGAGAATGTAAACTCTAATTTATTTCTATAAAACTGAGTTGAGTCGCAAGCGATAATGGGAGGGGCCTCAGGTATATCTAATTTGCCAATTCGAGATAAGTTATCTGTAATTCCTTTTTGCTTGTGATTAAGCTGGGCATCATAGTTAATGTGCTGGTAACTACATCCACCACATATTTCGAAATGCTTACAAAATGGCTCGGTTAAGTCATCGGATCGTTTGATGTATTTGATCACATTCGCTTCATAGAACGACTTTTTCTTTTTGTAAACTTCAACGTCTACCACATCACCTGGAATAGCATCTTGCACAAAGATTACCATGCCATCTTTTTTCGCTACGCCTTTACCCTTCGTACCCATGTCGATTACTTCGACATTCTCTATTACCTTCTTACCTTTCATTTTTGCTATAATTGTCGCAAATTTACATCAATTAAAAATCAAATTTTACCGTGGTACTAGAAGAAAATACATCAGCAGCAGAGCAAGAGGCAATTTCGTTAGAAGACAAGCATGGCGCGCATAACTATCACCCGTTACAAGTTGTAATTTCTAAAGGTGAAGGAGTCTTTGTTTGGGATGTAAACGGGAAAAAATATTTTGATTTTTTATCGGCATACTCAGCTGTTAATCAGGGGCACTGTCATCCTAAGATTATTGGTGCGCTTACGGAGCAAGCACAAAAATTAACGCTTACATCTAGAGCATTTTATAACGATACCCTTGGTGAGTACGAAAAATTCGCAACGGAATATTTTGGTTTTGATAAGCTATTGCCGATGAACTCTGGTGTGGAAGCGGTGGAGACAGGAATTAAGCTTGCACGAAAATGGGGCTACCAAAAGAAGGGTATTCCAGCAGATCAAGCAAAGATTATATTCTGTGAAGGTAACTTCCATGGACGTACTATTACGATAGTGTCAGCTTCGAATGATGAAGTGGCAAAAAATGAGTTTGGCCCATTCACTCCAGGAATTGAAACAATACCTTATAATAATTCGGATGCATTAGCGGAAGCTCTTAAGGATATCAATGTAGTTGCTTTTATTGTAGAACCGATTCAAGGAGAAGCAGGTGTACTTGTTCCTGAAGATGGTTATTTGGCTCGATGTAAAGCATTGTGTAAAGAGAATAATGTTCTTTTCATTGCGGATGAGATTCAAACAGGAATCGCCAGAACAGGTAAGTTATTGGCATGCGATTACGATGGTATTAAACCAGATATCCTTCTTTTAGGTAAAGCTTTATCAGGGGGCGTACTTCCAGTATCAGCAGTATTTGCCGACGATCATATTATGATGTGTTTGAAACCAGGTGAGCATGGTTCAACTTTCGGAGGTAATCCATTGGCGAATAAAGTGGCTATAGCTGCTTTAGAAGTTGTACGTGACGAGAATATGGCTGAGAACTCAATGCGTCTTGGTGAGATATTGCGAGAGGGCTTAAGAGCAATTGATTCCGATATGATCACTTTGGTTAGAGGAAGGGGGTTGTTAAACGCAATTGTCATCAAGCCTAAGAATGGGGTGGATGCAATGGAGCTTTGTATTAGAATGAAGAATAATGGTTTATTAGCCAAGCCAACACACGAGGATAAGATCAGATTTGCACCACCTTTGGTAATTACAGAAGAGCAAATAAAAGAATGTATTCAGATTATTTCGGATACAATAAAAGCTGTCTAAATCCGGACAATTAGTTTTAGGTTAATTAGTCGTGCTGTTAGAGAATTAGGCACAGCGTATTGATTTCCTGTTACATCTTTAACCCAAATATAAGATACGACATTGTCGATTTGAAGAAGGTTAAATACTTCGGCAGAGAACCATATCGACTTTAAATGTCGACCAAATCCTTTTTCTTTTTTAACACGGTCTTCTTCTAATAGCGTGTACGAAAATCCAATATCAACACGTCTGTAGGGTCTTATCCGTAAAGTGTCTCGGTACCTATCAAAGCTAGGTGGACCAAAAGGCAATCCGCTTCCAAAGACCATTTTCAACTGCATTTTAAACTTAGGCCAACGGGGTAAGTAATCTTGAAACACGATACTCATGTGCACACGTTCATCTGTTAGTCTGGGTATGGCGCCAGGCTCAATTTTAACACTGTCTGTTATTGTTTGGTCTTCTGTAGAGTAACTAATTTTTTCTCCTGAATTATTGAGATACTCGTAATAGAAGTCGTTTCTTAAATCTTCTTCTGTTTTCATAACGCTTAAACTAGCCCAAGATTCAACTCCCTTTACGAATTCACCGTTTATTCGTAGATCAACGCCGGTTGCATAACCTTTAGCCATGTTATCTGCATAATAGCGAATACGAACGTTGTTAATTTCATACGGAATAAGATCGTCGAATTTCTTGAAATAGATTTCTGATACAAACTTAAAAGGCCTGCTCCAAGCTCTGAAATTATAATCGCTACCTGCTACAAAATGGATACTTTGTTGTGCTTTAATGTCTTTATTTAGTATCCCATATCGGTCTCTCAGTTCACGATAGAAGGGAGGTTGGTAGTATACTCCAGCCGCTAACCTAAACATGAAATCCTTTTCCCAATCAGGTTGAATGGCGAATGAAGCCCGAGGACTTATTAAAGATTGTTTGCTGTAATCCCAATAATTAAATCGAGTTCCGTAGTTCAGAAAGTATTGATCATTTTTACCAAAGTTGTTGGTGTTTTGAATAAATGCCGAATACCGGTTTGTCTCTAATTTGGCACTTGCATGAAGTGATTCGTAAATATCAAAATCTTCATTCTCCGAAATTGGAAGTGAGTAGTCCGATGAATCAACGTATTGCCATTCACTTAATTTGTCTTTAATTAATTCGTGTTGATAGGTGAGCCCCCAAGTAAGTTCGTGTTTGTCTTTAATATGATACCCCTTGTGGCTTGCATTGTATATTGTCGCATCCAAATAATTTCTGGCGTGCATTAGAAATCCGCCAACCCCAAGGTTAATTGTATTTCTTACAACATCACCTCCTGTATTGTCTGCTTCAACTTCATCGAGCCAATACTGTCCAAGTAGATCGTAGGTTTCGGATTCAAATGTTCTAAATCCAGAAGCAATAAGTTTAAGGGTGGTGTATTCGTTGGGTTTGTAGATGTTTGAAATAGCCGACATATAAGTTTCGAATTCGTCCACTTCACGTCCATCGAAATAAACAGTAAGCCTAAGTACTTTATCGATAGTGCCGAAGTCAGATTCTCTTGTTTGTGGAATTATATTGTAGCTGTTTTTAGAATAGTTAGATAGGACATTGATTTCATACTTCTTGCCAAATTTATAGGTTGCAAACCCCTGTATATCTACAAAATTAGGTTTGTATTCTCCTTTTGTATCTAAACTATTAAGGAGGTACGCATTCGATTTTTGTCGAGCTCCGAGCTGATAAGTAAACTTTTCGTTTTTACTTCTATCTTCAAGATGCACTGTGGCACCGAGTAAACTAGCCGACGCATTTGCCGAAAACTTGATTGGTTTTCTGTAGGTGATGTCTAGCACCGACGAAAGTTTATCGCCATATTTTGCTTCAAATCCACCAGCGGAAAATTGTACTGAGCTTACCATGTCAGGGTTAATAAAGCTCAAGCCTTCCTGCTGTCCGGATCTAATTAGAAACGGTCTGTATACTTGGATATCGTTTACATAAACAAGATTCTCGTCGAAATTTCCGCCTCTAACAGAATATTGAGAACTCATTTCATTGTTTGACGAAACACCCGGTAATGTCTGGATCAAGTCCTCGATTCCACCAGTGGTACTAGGCATAGTTTTAGCCAAAGTGGGATCAACAGAAATAGTGTTTCCTGCTCGTTTAACTCTATCCTCAATAGTAACTCCAAGCAGTTCTTCTACATTATCTTCTAAGGAGATATTTGATTCAATTGCTTCTCCGGTTGGGGTTATATCTTGACTGAAAGTTTTGAAGGTAATGTGTGAGATGATAAGTTTTAAAGTAGAATCCCCTTCGATTGTGTGAGAAAATCTGCCAAGAGAATCAGTTGTTGAACCACCGGCAATTCCAAGTATTGAAATATTCGCGTTGAACACGGCTCTTTTGTTTTTATCTGTGATAACTCCAGAAACTATGGAGCTCTTTTGTGCCGATAGAAGGAGAGGAATGGAAATAAATGAGAGTAAGAAAATTATTCTGTAGATACCTTTCATGCTATACACGGGGCTGTGGAGAATAATAAACTGTTTTTGACCTTAAATATTGCACGCTTTAAGCGATGAAAATGTTAATAAAATGTTAGGTATATCAGTTCATTAAAATAGGCTTGAGACTATTGAAATTACTAGCTTTACCAAGAGCATATTCGCTCAAAAATAACTTTTTTTTCAGACCTCATGCCCGATTTTTCGCACCTACACGTACATACCCAATATTCCTTATTGGACGGTGCTGCTCAAATTGACCGTTTAGCATTAAAGGCGAAAGAGGATAATATGAAGGCCCTTGCTATTACCGATCATGGTAATATGTATGGAATTCCCAAATTCACTTCTACTTTGCAAAAGCATGGCGTTAAGCCAATTATAGGTTGTGAATTTTATCTTACCGATGATATGTTCGATAAAAAGAACAAAACTAGGTACCATCAAGTTTTGCTGGCAAAGAATCAACAGGGGTACAAAAACCTGTCTATACTTTGTACAAGAGGAGCTACTGAAGGGTTTTATTATAAGCCAAGAATAGACAAAACATTAATTCGTGAGTTTAGCGAAGGACTTATTGCAACCACTTGCTGTTTGGCTGCCGAAGTGCCACGGGCAATTATTCAACATGGTGAGGCCGCTGCTGAGAAAGTATTCGAAGAGTGGTTAGACATTTTTGGTGATGATTTTTACATTGAACTGCAACGTCACGGTATAGAAGATCAGAATATTTGTAATGAAGTACTAATAAAGTTCTCTAAGAAGTACGGCGTTAAAATGATTGCCACAAACGACGTTCACTATGTGGACAGGATAGATTCTGAAGCTCAGGATATTCTGTTGTGTCTTCAGACGGGAAAAGATTACGACGATCCCAATCGAATGCGTTTTGACGGGGATCAATTCTATTTGAAGACAAAGGCCGAGATGGCAGAAATCTTTAAAGATGTACCCGAAGCTCTAGAAAATACCATTGAAATTGTTGACAAGATTGAGACTCCTAAAATCACTAGGGATATCCTAATGCCTGCTTTCAATATCCCTGAACAATTTAATACGGAAGATGAGTTTCTTAGGTATTTAACATTCGAAGGGTGTAAGAAAAAGTATGGCGAAATTACTTCTGAAATATCTGAGAGGGCCGATTATGAGTTGAAGATTATTAAGGATATGGGCTTTGCAGGCTATTTCTTAATTGTTCAAGATTTTACTACTGCGGCCAGAGAAATGGGCGTGAGCGTAGGTCCAGGAAGGGGGTCTGCAGCTGGCTCTGTTGTAGCTTTCGCTTTAAATATTACCAATATTGATCCTATAAAGTATGATTTACTTTTTGAAAGGTTCTTAAATCCAGAAAGGGTATCGATGCCAGATATCGATATTGATTTTGATGATGATGGAAGACAAAGAGTAATTGATTGGGTAGTAGAAAAACATGGTAAAGATCGTGTTGCTCAAATTATCACATTTGGTACGATGGCGGCAAAATCATCTATTCGGGATGTTGCTCGGGTTTTAAAGTTGCCTTTACACGAAGCAGATAAATTGGCGAAGCTTGTTCCGGATACACCTGGAATAACATTAAAGCAAGCTTTCAAAGAAGTAAAAGAATTAGCAGACGCTCAGAATAGTAAAGATCTATTAATAGCTCGGACGCTAAATTTTGCAAAAATATTAGAAGGCTCTGCTCGTCACACAGGAATTCATGCAGCTGGAGTAATTATTGCGCCAGATAATTTAGAGAAGTATCTCCCAATGGGTGCTGCCAAAGATTCTGATCTGATGGTTACCCAATACGATGGTAAGTACGTGGAAGGTGTAGGGATGCTTAAGATGGACTTTTTAGGACTGAAGACTCTTTCTATTATTAAGGATGCCATTATCAATATCAAGGAAAATCATGGTGTAGAAATAGATATTGATGAAATTGATTTAGAGGATGAAAAGACATATGATCTTTATCAGAAGGGGAATACGATAGGTACATTCCAATTTGAGAGTGAAGGGATGCGTATGTATCTAAAAGAACTGAAACCTACAAATATTGAGGATTTGATTGCAATGAATGCATTGTATCGTCCCGGCCCGATGGATTTTATTCCGCTTTTTATTGACCGTAAGCAAGGAAGAGAGAAAGTAGAGTATCCGCACGAAATGCTTGAGGGAATATTGAAGAACACCTATGGTATTATGGTGTATCAAGAGCAGATTATGCAAGCGGCGCAAATAATGGGTGGCTTTTCTCTTGGTTCTGCAGATATTCTTCGAAGAGCGATGGGAAAGAAGAAGATGGAGATCATGGAGGAGCAAAGCCGGATCTTTATCAAGGGAGCAGAAGAAAAAGGTGTTTCTGAGGCCGATGCTAAATCTGTTTTCGATACGATGTCGAAGTTCGCTCAATATGGATTTAATAGATCGCATTCTGCTGCGTACTCAATTGTTGCATACCAAACCGGCTATCTCAAGGCCAACTACATGGCAGACTACATGGCTGCTGTTCTCACCAGAAACATGAACGATATCAAAAAGGTCGCTTATTTTATGGATGAGTGTAAACGACAGAGTATACCAGTTCTCGGGCCAGACGTTAATGAGAGTAGTTATACTTTTAAAGTGAATAAGAAAGGGGAGATCCGATTTGGACTTGGAGCAATAAAGGGCGTAGGTGAGGGCGCTGTAGAAACTATTGTGAACAAACGAAATGAAGGTGGGGCGTATAAAACCCTTACCGATTTTGTACTTCGTATTGAGTTGCGTCAGGCAAATAAGAAATGCATGGAGAGCCTTGCTCTTGGTGGTGCTTTTGATTGTTTTGAGGATATTTATCGTTCACAATATTTTCATCGGGAAATGGAGGGCAGTCCAAGTTATTTGGAGCAGATGATTAAGTTCGGAAATGCTTATAAAAGCAGCAAGGAGGAAATGGAATCTTCTCTATTTGGTGGAAGTGCCGAAGTAGAAATAGAAGAACCTAAACTACCTGATTGTGAAAAGTGGCCTAGGTTAGAAAAAATATATAAGGAGAAAGAAGTTACCGGTCTTTTTATCTCTGGCCATCCATTGGATGATTATAAATTGGAACTTAAATATTTCTGTCCACATACAGTTTCGGATGTAATCGACATGGAAAAGCATAAAGGTAGAGAGCTTACATTAGGTTGCTATATTGGCGAAGTGGCTCATAGAACTACCAAAACAGGAAGACCTTTTGGAACTTTTACCATTGAGGATTATCGCGATACATATCAAATAGCTTTGTTCTCTGAAGACTATTTGAAACTAAGACATATGCTTGTTCCCAATGCCTTTGTATACATCAGAGGTAACGTTAGGAATCGATTTCACCAGGAAGATGTCTGGGAGTTTAAAGTAAATGGAATGCAATTGCTTTCTGAGGTGCGTGAGAAAATGACAAAGAGTATCACCATTAAAGCAAGTGTAGATAATGTGAATGATCATTTAATTAACCGTTTAGATGAATTAATGGATCTGGAGGCCGGAAGCTGTAAGATTAAATTGGCGGTGTACGATAAAAAGGAAAGAATAAAAATAGAAATGCCATCAAAGCGAAAAGGTGTGACATTAACGAATGAGTTTATTGACGCTTTGGCAGAAATAAAGGGCGTAACATACGATTTGAACTAACTTATGTCAACTTGGCGCGTAATATTTGGCTGGCAGGCTTCTTGAATAGAGAGATAATTGTAAATTTGAATAAGTAATTAAAAATAAAAATCATGGCACTAGAATTCACAGATCAAAACTTCGAGGAAGTAGTACTTAAATCAGATAAACCAGTATTGGTTGACTTTTGGGCTGAGTGGTGCGGGCCATGTAGAATGGTTGGACCAGTAGTTGAAGAGATTTCAAACGATTACGACGGTAAAGTACTAGTTGGTAAAGTAAACGTAGATCACAATCCAGAAATTTCAGCTAAATATGGAATTAGAAATATCCCTACTATTTTGTTTATCAAAAATGGTGAAGTAGTAGATAAACAAGTGGGAGCTGTCTCAAAAACTGTTTTGTCTGAAAAATTAAACGCTCAGTTGTAATACTTGAAAATGTTAAAGATGCCATCTTTTCCGTACAAACGGAATTGATGGCATTTTTTTTATTTGAAATACTTCTTCCGTATTTTCGTTTAAGCCCAATAACTTACAATCTTGCCAATAAACATTAATCAAGAAAAGATTCGCCAATTTAGTAAGCTCGAATTACTTGCTCGTCAAGTAGTGGAAGGGTTTATTACTGGCTTGCATAAAAGTCCTTTTCATGGTTTTTCGGTTGAGTTCGCCGAACATAGACACTACAATAAAGGGGAATCGGTTCGCCATGTAGATTGGAAACTTTTTGCTAGAACGGATAAGATGTTCGTGAAAACTTACGAAGAAGAAACAAACCTGCGTTGCCAGATCGTTATTGATAGATCTTCTTCGATGTACTTTCCAGTTGTTAAAGACTCTTTTAATTCGG
This genomic stretch from Flavobacteriales bacterium harbors:
- the trxA gene encoding thioredoxin; this translates as MALEFTDQNFEEVVLKSDKPVLVDFWAEWCGPCRMVGPVVEEISNDYDGKVLVGKVNVDHNPEISAKYGIRNIPTILFIKNGEVVDKQVGAVSKTVLSEKLNAQL
- the dnaE gene encoding DNA polymerase III subunit alpha translates to MPDFSHLHVHTQYSLLDGAAQIDRLALKAKEDNMKALAITDHGNMYGIPKFTSTLQKHGVKPIIGCEFYLTDDMFDKKNKTRYHQVLLAKNQQGYKNLSILCTRGATEGFYYKPRIDKTLIREFSEGLIATTCCLAAEVPRAIIQHGEAAAEKVFEEWLDIFGDDFYIELQRHGIEDQNICNEVLIKFSKKYGVKMIATNDVHYVDRIDSEAQDILLCLQTGKDYDDPNRMRFDGDQFYLKTKAEMAEIFKDVPEALENTIEIVDKIETPKITRDILMPAFNIPEQFNTEDEFLRYLTFEGCKKKYGEITSEISERADYELKIIKDMGFAGYFLIVQDFTTAAREMGVSVGPGRGSAAGSVVAFALNITNIDPIKYDLLFERFLNPERVSMPDIDIDFDDDGRQRVIDWVVEKHGKDRVAQIITFGTMAAKSSIRDVARVLKLPLHEADKLAKLVPDTPGITLKQAFKEVKELADAQNSKDLLIARTLNFAKILEGSARHTGIHAAGVIIAPDNLEKYLPMGAAKDSDLMVTQYDGKYVEGVGMLKMDFLGLKTLSIIKDAIINIKENHGVEIDIDEIDLEDEKTYDLYQKGNTIGTFQFESEGMRMYLKELKPTNIEDLIAMNALYRPGPMDFIPLFIDRKQGREKVEYPHEMLEGILKNTYGIMVYQEQIMQAAQIMGGFSLGSADILRRAMGKKKMEIMEEQSRIFIKGAEEKGVSEADAKSVFDTMSKFAQYGFNRSHSAAYSIVAYQTGYLKANYMADYMAAVLTRNMNDIKKVAYFMDECKRQSIPVLGPDVNESSYTFKVNKKGEIRFGLGAIKGVGEGAVETIVNKRNEGGAYKTLTDFVLRIELRQANKKCMESLALGGAFDCFEDIYRSQYFHREMEGSPSYLEQMIKFGNAYKSSKEEMESSLFGGSAEVEIEEPKLPDCEKWPRLEKIYKEKEVTGLFISGHPLDDYKLELKYFCPHTVSDVIDMEKHKGRELTLGCYIGEVAHRTTKTGRPFGTFTIEDYRDTYQIALFSEDYLKLRHMLVPNAFVYIRGNVRNRFHQEDVWEFKVNGMQLLSEVREKMTKSITIKASVDNVNDHLINRLDELMDLEAGSCKIKLAVYDKKERIKIEMPSKRKGVTLTNEFIDALAEIKGVTYDLN
- a CDS encoding tetratricopeptide repeat protein, with amino-acid sequence MGSKKLTRKEKIEQQVIDESQGPQAERPKKKKPRKNGSWFTLKRKLGLLVSLVAILIYSNSIDHGYVLDDASVMKDNWVVKRGIEGIPIILKTGYRYGYWNSVDSVFRPVSLVMFATEWELFPDTPFFYHLINVLVYALTCFLMFVVLSMMYGRINIIIPFAISLLYAAHPIHTEVVANIKSRDVMMTMLFALSALYYMFKYVKSNNIKHAILMGGSYMLSIFSNESSITFLAIVPLILYFYTSVTTKKNMEMSGIFAMAAGLCILTRIAILGGVDGNSTYVALDNFFVDAPNYMVRLATAMKGLGKYFALLTFPHPLTSDYSFNQIPLVGWTNIYALFSTIFFLGAGIFSLVKLKTKNHLVFGFLYFVITVSLFSNIVMLIGVGFGERLMYFPSLGFVIILGHLLAMATKVDYLDESYENIKEVFSKNGKYIGVVAIVISLYSFKTIDRNTAWTNNQTLYSTDIQTSAGSARMHYYHGLEITKVVALAEPDKEKRKAFFLEGISFLEKAVAIYPNYADAYSQIGLTYYRMDDYDKAKEKYLKALEFNSKKPLTYSNLGAIYFNRQQYKEAQEMFEKAIYFDPRFADGYLNLGSVYGTIGENVKSVAAFNKGIEYAPNNASLWHFAAITYQNMGDMENAQKYMARAKQLNPALGN
- a CDS encoding TonB-dependent receptor, with protein sequence MKGIYRIIFLLSFISIPLLLSAQKSSIVSGVITDKNKRAVFNANISILGIAGGSTTDSLGRFSHTIEGDSTLKLIISHITFKTFSQDITPTGEAIESNISLEDNVEELLGVTIEDRVKRAGNTISVDPTLAKTMPSTTGGIEDLIQTLPGVSSNNEMSSQYSVRGGNFDENLVYVNDIQVYRPFLIRSGQQEGLSFINPDMVSSVQFSAGGFEAKYGDKLSSVLDITYRKPIKFSANASASLLGATVHLEDRSKNEKFTYQLGARQKSNAYLLNSLDTKGEYKPNFVDIQGFATYKFGKKYEINVLSNYSKNSYNIIPQTRESDFGTIDKVLRLTVYFDGREVDEFETYMSAISNIYKPNEYTTLKLIASGFRTFESETYDLLGQYWLDEVEADNTGGDVVRNTINLGVGGFLMHARNYLDATIYNASHKGYHIKDKHELTWGLTYQHELIKDKLSEWQYVDSSDYSLPISENEDFDIYESLHASAKLETNRYSAFIQNTNNFGKNDQYFLNYGTRFNYWDYSKQSLISPRASFAIQPDWEKDFMFRLAAGVYYQPPFYRELRDRYGILNKDIKAQQSIHFVAGSDYNFRAWSRPFKFVSEIYFKKFDDLIPYEINNVRIRYYADNMAKGYATGVDLRINGEFVKGVESWASLSVMKTEEDLRNDFYYEYLNNSGEKISYSTEDQTITDSVKIEPGAIPRLTDERVHMSIVFQDYLPRWPKFKMQLKMVFGSGLPFGPPSFDRYRDTLRIRPYRRVDIGFSYTLLEEDRVKKEKGFGRHLKSIWFSAEVFNLLQIDNVVSYIWVKDVTGNQYAVPNSLTARLINLKLIVRI
- the rlmD gene encoding 23S rRNA (uracil(1939)-C(5))-methyltransferase RlmD, producing the protein MKGKKVIENVEVIDMGTKGKGVAKKDGMVIFVQDAIPGDVVDVEVYKKKKSFYEANVIKYIKRSDDLTEPFCKHFEICGGCSYQHINYDAQLNHKQKGITDNLSRIGKLDIPEAPPIIACDSTQFYRNKLEFTFSNKRWLSTTEIKSEDIIYNQNVLGFHVPGRFDKILNVDKCWLQTDPSNAIRNSVLGYALKNELEFFDLREQTGLLRNMIIRTTTTNEVMVIMIFAKEDREVRFGLMDHLNETFPEITSLMYVINTKRNDTISDLEVHHYTGKTFITEKLGDISFKIGPKSFFQTNSIQAHKLYQVIEEMANLNGSQIVYDLYCGTGTIGNFIAKKAKKVIGVEQLPEAIEDAKENSANNGIENTEFFAGDMKDVLDEKFIKKNGHPDLVIIDPPRAGLHKDVVEELNRLKAKQVIYVSCNSATQARDLELLSVNYKVSSVQAVDLFPHTVHVENVALLTLVS
- the rocD gene encoding ornithine--oxo-acid transaminase, whose amino-acid sequence is MVLEENTSAAEQEAISLEDKHGAHNYHPLQVVISKGEGVFVWDVNGKKYFDFLSAYSAVNQGHCHPKIIGALTEQAQKLTLTSRAFYNDTLGEYEKFATEYFGFDKLLPMNSGVEAVETGIKLARKWGYQKKGIPADQAKIIFCEGNFHGRTITIVSASNDEVAKNEFGPFTPGIETIPYNNSDALAEALKDINVVAFIVEPIQGEAGVLVPEDGYLARCKALCKENNVLFIADEIQTGIARTGKLLACDYDGIKPDILLLGKALSGGVLPVSAVFADDHIMMCLKPGEHGSTFGGNPLANKVAIAALEVVRDENMAENSMRLGEILREGLRAIDSDMITLVRGRGLLNAIVIKPKNGVDAMELCIRMKNNGLLAKPTHEDKIRFAPPLVITEEQIKECIQIISDTIKAV